In Sebaldella termitidis ATCC 33386, one DNA window encodes the following:
- the rbr gene encoding rubrerythrin, whose amino-acid sequence MKLKGTKTAENLLKSFAGESQANRRYTYYAKVARKQGYIQIADIFEETADQESMHAKRFFSFLNEDKELQGEMLGITAEYPVALYEETLDNLKAAAAGENEEWTDLYPEFAKVAREEGFGAIAAAYDKIAEVEARHEKRYRKLIENIETNTVFQKSEVVEWKCTKCGYVHTGDKAPVKCPACLHDQGYFELNNTNY is encoded by the coding sequence ATGAAACTAAAAGGAACTAAAACAGCAGAAAATTTATTAAAATCATTTGCCGGAGAATCACAGGCAAACAGAAGATACACATACTATGCAAAAGTAGCAAGAAAACAAGGATATATCCAGATAGCAGATATTTTTGAAGAAACAGCTGATCAGGAAAGCATGCATGCTAAGCGTTTTTTCTCATTTTTGAATGAAGATAAAGAACTGCAGGGAGAAATGCTTGGAATAACAGCTGAATATCCTGTAGCATTATATGAAGAAACACTTGATAATCTTAAAGCAGCAGCAGCAGGAGAAAATGAAGAATGGACAGATTTATATCCTGAATTTGCAAAAGTGGCACGTGAAGAAGGATTCGGTGCTATTGCAGCAGCTTATGACAAAATTGCCGAGGTAGAAGCAAGACATGAAAAACGTTACAGAAAATTGATTGAGAATATAGAAACTAATACTGTATTCCAAAAATCTGAAGTAGTAGAGTGGAAATGTACTAAATGCGGATATGTTCATACAGGAGATAAAGCACCTGTTAAGTGTCCAGCATGTTTACATGACCAAGGATATTTTGAGTTAAATAATACTAATTATTAA
- a CDS encoding HAD family hydrolase, producing the protein MQKIELVIFDMDGLILDTEKLYLEFGLEVFRDFGHNITEEAILGTVGLNDESTKAYYTEYLGKPVNFEEVFQEIDKKLLSASINKEIGIKNGFFELADYLEKNNIKKVVATSSKREKAEYMLKNAGIFDRFDFLVCGDEVLNGKPDPEIFLKAAEKLKADVKNTMVLEDSYNGLRAAKSAGMIPVMIPDLLKANEEITKIIYRETKDLNGVVKILKSYEN; encoded by the coding sequence ATGCAAAAAATAGAATTGGTAATATTTGATATGGACGGTTTGATTCTGGATACTGAAAAATTATATCTGGAGTTTGGTCTGGAGGTATTCAGGGATTTTGGACATAACATAACAGAAGAAGCAATTCTGGGAACTGTGGGACTGAATGATGAATCTACAAAAGCTTATTATACTGAATATCTTGGAAAACCTGTCAATTTTGAAGAAGTATTTCAGGAAATAGACAAGAAACTGCTGTCTGCATCAATAAATAAGGAAATAGGAATAAAAAACGGTTTTTTTGAGCTGGCAGATTATCTTGAAAAAAATAATATAAAAAAAGTAGTAGCAACATCTTCAAAAAGGGAAAAAGCTGAATACATGCTGAAAAATGCAGGAATATTTGACAGATTTGACTTTTTAGTCTGTGGGGATGAAGTTCTTAACGGGAAACCCGATCCGGAAATATTTCTGAAAGCAGCGGAAAAACTAAAAGCCGATGTTAAGAATACTATGGTTCTTGAAGATTCGTATAACGGTCTTAGAGCAGCCAAAAGTGCAGGGATGATACCGGTTATGATACCGGATCTGCTCAAAGCAAATGAAGAAATAACAAAAATAATATATAGGGAAACAAAGGATTTGAACGGGGTAGTAAAAATTCTGAAATCTTATGAAAATTAG